One window from the genome of Brachyspira sp. SAP_772 encodes:
- the lspA gene encoding signal peptidase II — protein sequence MSKILLQIKEKKIYFLISILIFIADTVSKYFVDKYLQVIGYKKIIGDLLVFIYTRNYGVSFGFLNNVPEVIQHIIPEFLKVVVFLAMIVVFYIITIIDKKKQRISIVGFSMVLGGAMGNLLDRVMRGFVTDFINMGFNLNIRFPWNYNIADAAITIGIVVIAIGVFLFKEDFDSSFKKEKKENK from the coding sequence ATGAGTAAGATTTTATTGCAGATAAAAGAAAAAAAGATATATTTTTTAATATCCATATTAATATTTATAGCGGACACTGTTTCAAAATATTTTGTTGATAAATATTTACAGGTTATTGGTTATAAAAAAATTATTGGAGATTTATTAGTATTTATATATACAAGAAATTATGGTGTTTCTTTTGGTTTTCTTAATAATGTTCCAGAGGTTATACAGCATATAATACCAGAGTTTTTAAAGGTTGTTGTTTTTTTGGCAATGATTGTTGTATTTTATATTATAACTATAATAGATAAGAAAAAACAGAGAATATCTATTGTTGGTTTTAGTATGGTGCTAGGCGGAGCTATGGGCAATTTATTAGATAGAGTTATGAGAGGCTTTGTAACAGATTTTATTAATATGGGATTTAATTTAAATATTAGATTTCCTTGGAATTATAATATTGCTGATGCTGCCATCACTATAGGGATTGTTGTTATAGCTATAGGGGTATTTTTATTTAAAGAAGATTTTGATAGTTCATTTAAAAAAGAAAAAAAAGAAAATAAATAA
- a CDS encoding RluA family pseudouridine synthase — MYKFSIEEKDLNKRLDIFVSDKLNISRSQVKNYLSCILVNGNIKKLSYSLKLNDIVEINIKTNNNNNKEDEDILAENIDLEILYEDEYLLVVNKPCNMSVHCSSSEKSGTLVNALLYHIKDFNFVGDKSRAGIIHRLDKDTSGLMIVGKNADIVSAIQEQFKNRTIKKIYHAIVVGVLRENFYEINLPIGRHSIYRKKMTVREDGKKALSYIKVLNRFKKHSLIEVNIKTGRTHQIRVHCSYKGFPVAGDKIYSKSYSNYSNLMLIAKEIEFTHPISKDIMKFEVDYTDYFKDFLISDEI, encoded by the coding sequence ATGTATAAGTTTTCAATAGAAGAAAAAGATTTAAATAAAAGACTAGATATATTTGTAAGCGATAAATTAAATATAAGCAGGTCTCAGGTAAAAAATTATTTATCTTGCATACTAGTTAATGGTAATATAAAAAAACTTTCATATTCTCTAAAGCTTAATGATATTGTAGAGATAAACATAAAAACAAATAATAATAATAATAAAGAAGATGAAGATATATTAGCAGAGAATATTGATTTGGAAATTTTGTATGAAGATGAATATTTACTAGTTGTAAATAAACCTTGTAATATGAGTGTTCATTGTTCTTCTTCTGAAAAGAGCGGCACTTTGGTTAATGCTTTGCTTTATCATATAAAAGATTTTAATTTTGTTGGAGATAAAAGCAGGGCAGGCATTATACATAGATTGGATAAAGATACTTCTGGTTTAATGATTGTAGGAAAGAATGCTGATATAGTTTCTGCTATTCAGGAGCAATTTAAAAATAGAACAATAAAAAAGATTTATCATGCTATAGTTGTAGGAGTTTTAAGGGAAAACTTTTATGAAATTAATTTACCTATAGGCAGGCATAGTATATATAGAAAAAAAATGACAGTTCGTGAAGACGGTAAGAAGGCTTTGAGTTATATAAAGGTATTAAATAGATTTAAAAAGCATAGCTTAATAGAGGTTAATATTAAAACAGGCCGTACTCATCAAATAAGAGTTCATTGTTCATATAAAGGCTTTCCTGTAGCTGGTGATAAGATTTATTCTAAAAGTTATTCTAACTATAGTAATTTAATGCTTATAGCAAAAGAGATAGAGTTTACTCATCCTATTAGCAAAGATATTATGAAATTTGAAGTTGATTATACGGATTATTTTAAAGATTTTTTGATTTCAGATGAAATTTAA
- the coaD gene encoding pantetheine-phosphate adenylyltransferase: MKNGKVIFPGTFDPFTLGHLDVLYRLADIFEEVYISVAVNLEKSPTFTIEERKAMIKKVIGNNDTIKIVSISGLVTEYMKQNNIKVLARGIRDSEDLYYELKMSRMNKLLYPEMDTIFLHTSEHYAYISSSLIKEILKFNGPIDGLVPEVLIDDIKSKFIK, encoded by the coding sequence ATGAAAAATGGAAAGGTAATATTTCCGGGTACTTTTGACCCTTTTACTTTGGGACACCTTGATGTTCTCTATAGACTTGCTGATATATTTGAAGAAGTGTATATATCTGTAGCTGTAAACTTAGAAAAATCTCCAACTTTCACTATAGAAGAAAGAAAGGCGATGATTAAAAAAGTGATTGGAAATAATGATACAATAAAAATAGTTTCTATATCTGGACTTGTTACAGAATATATGAAACAAAATAATATAAAAGTATTAGCCAGAGGAATAAGAGACAGCGAAGATTTATATTATGAGCTTAAAATGTCAAGAATGAATAAATTATTATACCCAGAGATGGATACAATATTTTTACATACATCTGAGCATTATGCTTATATAAGTTCATCACTCATTAAAGAGATACTTAAATTTAATGGTCCTATAGATGGTTTAGTTCCAGAAGTTTTAATAGATGATATTAAATCCAAATTCATAAAATAA